AAGCTTTTAAAAAGGCCTCCAGCATAAGGTTCGGCAGCTTTCTTTCCGAATTGTATTGCTGTGAACTGCAAACAAATACTATGGTATCAATAGACCTATAAACCCCAATATCGCCCACCTGAAAAAAGCAATCAGAGGGTCTAAGATATGGAGCCAGAGCAGTCCGATAATGATGAACATACCGTAAGGCTCTATGCTTGCCAGTGTGTATTGAAATCTCCTTGAGACAAAACCCATCAGGATTTTAGAACCGTCAAGGGGAGGAACGGGGATCAGGTTGAAGGATGCAAGCATGATATTGATCTGAGCAAAATAGTAGAGCACGGTTGAGGCAATCCCGAAGGGGGAAGGTGCAAAAAGACGCAGAAGGAGAAGAGAAATAAAGGCAAGAATGATGTTTGCCACAATGCCTGCGGCAGAAACGAATATGAGCCCTTTGCGGGCGTCACGCAGGTTGTCGAAATTTACCGGCACCGGCTTTGCCCACCCGAAACCGAATACAAAAAGCATGATCGTGCCGATGGGATCTATATGTTTTATCGGGTTCAGGCTTAATCTCCCGAGCCATTTTGCGGTCGGATCGCCCATTTTATATGCAACCCAGCCGTGTGCAAGCTCATGAAAGATAATTGAGTACAGCAGGGGTATGGCTATAAGTATAAAGGTAAAAGGGTCTTTAAAAAGGAGATTAATCAGTCCCATAGGTAATTGTTCATAAGTATCACACAGGCTTAGCCTAAATTCAATGCAAACTTTCCCCGGCATGTTTGCCGGCTTATAAAAGTATAAAAGCATTGATTTTTATGAGGTGATGGCACATAATTGAGATAGAAAGTAAAGACAAAAAGGAGAGCAATAATGACGGCAAACGATGTTATAAAAATCGCCAAAGATAAAAATGTAAGATTCATAAAGCTTTGGTTTACAGACATACTTGGATTTGCTAAGAGCTTCAGTATCACTGAAGCCGAGCTTGAAGGCGCCCTTTCGGAGGGTATGGGGTTTGACGGCTCATCAATCCAGGGGTTTGCCCGTATAGATGAGAGCGATATGATTGCCAAACCCGATCCTTCAACTTTCACGATATTGCCTTGGAGACCGAAGGACAGCGCAGTTGTGGCAAAGATGTTCTGCGATATCTATGAGCCAGATGGAACACACTACAAAGGCGACCCGAGGTATGTGTTGAAGAGAAATCTGAAGATTGCCGAAGATATGGGTTTTACCGCTTTCAATGTGGGCCCTGAACTTGAATATTTTTATTTTAAATCAGATCAGGATACGGAGACTCTCGACAAGGGCGGATATTTCGATCTGACAACCCTTGATGAGGCGACAGACCTGAGGAGGGATACGATCCTTACGCTTGAAGAGATGGGCATAAAGGTTGAGTACAGTCACCACGAAGTAGCCCCTTCCCAGCATGAGATTGATTTGAAGTATAACGATGCCCTGAAAATGGCGGACAGCACCATCACATACAGAATCGTTGTAAAAGAAGTGGCAAGGGAAAACGGGGTATACGCAACCTTTATGCCAAAGCCGATATTTGGAGTAAACGGAAGCGGCATGCATGTACATCAGTCCCTTTTCAAAGGTAAGAGAAATGCCTTTTATGATGCTAAAGATAAGTATTTCCTCTCGAATATTGCAAAACATTATATTGCAGGGATGTTGCGGCATGCGAGAGAGCTTACCCTTGTAACAAGCCAGTGGGTAAATTCGTATAAAAGGCTTGTTCCCGGATACGAAGCACCTGTATATATCGCCTGGGCAAGGAGAAACAGGTCAACGCTTGTCCGTGTTCCCCTTTATAAGCCAGGCAAAGAAAATGCAACGAGGATGGAATATAGAAGCCCTGACCCGGCCTGCAACCCCTACCTTGCCTTTGCATGTATGTTAAGGGCCGGTCTTGAGGGGATCAAAAACAAGTACCCGTTGCCCGATCCGATTGAAGAGGATGTATATGAGATGACCAGTGAGAGAAGGAAGAAACTGGGCATAGATGCCCTGCCGGGAAGTCTATATGAAGCG
This DNA window, taken from Pseudomonadota bacterium, encodes the following:
- a CDS encoding site-2 protease family protein; translation: MGLINLLFKDPFTFILIAIPLLYSIIFHELAHGWVAYKMGDPTAKWLGRLSLNPIKHIDPIGTIMLFVFGFGWAKPVPVNFDNLRDARKGLIFVSAAGIVANIILAFISLLLLRLFAPSPFGIASTVLYYFAQINIMLASFNLIPVPPLDGSKILMGFVSRRFQYTLASIEPYGMFIIIGLLWLHILDPLIAFFRWAILGFIGLLIP
- the glnA gene encoding type I glutamate--ammonia ligase, whose translation is MTANDVIKIAKDKNVRFIKLWFTDILGFAKSFSITEAELEGALSEGMGFDGSSIQGFARIDESDMIAKPDPSTFTILPWRPKDSAVVAKMFCDIYEPDGTHYKGDPRYVLKRNLKIAEDMGFTAFNVGPELEYFYFKSDQDTETLDKGGYFDLTTLDEATDLRRDTILTLEEMGIKVEYSHHEVAPSQHEIDLKYNDALKMADSTITYRIVVKEVARENGVYATFMPKPIFGVNGSGMHVHQSLFKGKRNAFYDAKDKYFLSNIAKHYIAGMLRHARELTLVTSQWVNSYKRLVPGYEAPVYIAWARRNRSTLVRVPLYKPGKENATRMEYRSPDPACNPYLAFACMLRAGLEGIKNKYPLPDPIEEDVYEMTSERRKKLGIDALPGSLYEAIEEAEKSRLIKDTLGDHVFEKLIENKKIEWDRFRTHVSKYEVDTYLPIL